From Erigeron canadensis isolate Cc75 chromosome 8, C_canadensis_v1, whole genome shotgun sequence, one genomic window encodes:
- the LOC122578388 gene encoding agamous-like MADS-box protein AGL104 isoform X1, whose amino-acid sequence MGRVKLQIKKIENPTNRQVTFSKRRNGLIKKAYELSVLCDVDVALIMFSPSGRASIFSGSGSVEEIMSRYINLPEHERGKLQNQEYLERALGRLKSEAQDHQNLARSSPASGESRAEEIQQEIVRCKSHMIEMEKRLRVFEGDPSEIRTMGEAEYREHILEETLKHVRARKQVLEKYNSTDARSTAQVALPQKVINVNNMASGSSSNIFDWLPPRDPQVQIMNFMNFNGLLPPRQNENVNRDGMMEPDNNANVQRPEFGQMIDMNLSPWSQYYATGNGPMLMGNPGERAFSETFLPHYSP is encoded by the exons ATGGGGAGAGTGAAATTACAGATCAAGAAGATAGAGAATCCAACAAATAGGCAGGTTACTTTCTCAAAAAGAAGAAATGGGCTCATCAAGAAAGCTTATGAACTGTCTGTTTTATGTGATGTAGATGTTGCTCTCATCATGTTTTCCCCCTCTGGAAGAGCTAGCATTTTCTCCGGCAGTGGAAG TGTTGAAGAAATTATGTCACGGTATATAAATCTTCCGGAGCATGAAAGGGGAAA GTTGCAAAACCAGGAG TATTTAGAAAGGGCTCTGGGGAGGTTGAAAAGCGAAGCGCAGGACCATCAGAACCTAGCCAG AAGCAGCCCAGCGAGCGGGGAGTCACGAGCTGAG GAAATTCAACAAGAGATTGTCCGATGCAAGTCGCATATGATAGAAATGGAGAAGCGGCTCAG GGTCTTTGAAGGGGATCCTTCAGAAATCAGAACCATGGGCGAGGCTGAGTATCGGGAACACATCCTTGAGGAGACTTTGAAACATGTCCGTGCACGCAAG CAAGTTCTAGAGAAGTACAACTCTACAGATGCACGATCAACTGCACAG GTTGCGTTACCTCAGAAGGTGATAAATGTTAACAACATGGCCAGTGGAAGCTCAAGCAACATATTTGACTGGCTTCCACCACGAGATCCACAAGTCCAAATCATGAATTTTATGAATTTCAATGGACTTCTACCCCCGAG ACAAAATGAGAATGTGAACCGAGATGGTATGATGGAGCCTGATAATAATGCGAATGTTCAACGACCTGAATTTGGACAAATGATTGACATGAATCTTTCTCCTTGGTCACAATACTATGCTACTG
- the LOC122578388 gene encoding agamous-like MADS-box protein AGL104 isoform X3 has translation MGRVKLQIKKIENPTNRQVTFSKRRNGLIKKAYELSVLCDVDVALIMFSPSGRASIFSGSGSVEEIMSRYINLPEHERGKLQNQEYLERALGRLKSEAQDHQNLARSSPASGESRAEEIQQEIVRCKSHMIEMEKRLRVFEGDPSEIRTMGEAEYREHILEETLKHVRARKQVLEKYNSTDARSTAQKVINVNNMASGSSSNIFDWLPPRDPQVQIMNFMNFNGLLPPRQNENVNRDGMMEPDNNANVQRPEFGQMIDMNLSPWSQYYATGNGPMLMGNPGERAFSETFLPHYSP, from the exons ATGGGGAGAGTGAAATTACAGATCAAGAAGATAGAGAATCCAACAAATAGGCAGGTTACTTTCTCAAAAAGAAGAAATGGGCTCATCAAGAAAGCTTATGAACTGTCTGTTTTATGTGATGTAGATGTTGCTCTCATCATGTTTTCCCCCTCTGGAAGAGCTAGCATTTTCTCCGGCAGTGGAAG TGTTGAAGAAATTATGTCACGGTATATAAATCTTCCGGAGCATGAAAGGGGAAA GTTGCAAAACCAGGAG TATTTAGAAAGGGCTCTGGGGAGGTTGAAAAGCGAAGCGCAGGACCATCAGAACCTAGCCAG AAGCAGCCCAGCGAGCGGGGAGTCACGAGCTGAG GAAATTCAACAAGAGATTGTCCGATGCAAGTCGCATATGATAGAAATGGAGAAGCGGCTCAG GGTCTTTGAAGGGGATCCTTCAGAAATCAGAACCATGGGCGAGGCTGAGTATCGGGAACACATCCTTGAGGAGACTTTGAAACATGTCCGTGCACGCAAG CAAGTTCTAGAGAAGTACAACTCTACAGATGCACGATCAACTGCACAG AAGGTGATAAATGTTAACAACATGGCCAGTGGAAGCTCAAGCAACATATTTGACTGGCTTCCACCACGAGATCCACAAGTCCAAATCATGAATTTTATGAATTTCAATGGACTTCTACCCCCGAG ACAAAATGAGAATGTGAACCGAGATGGTATGATGGAGCCTGATAATAATGCGAATGTTCAACGACCTGAATTTGGACAAATGATTGACATGAATCTTTCTCCTTGGTCACAATACTATGCTACTG
- the LOC122578388 gene encoding agamous-like MADS-box protein AGL104 isoform X2, translating to MGRVKLQIKKIENPTNRQVTFSKRRNGLIKKAYELSVLCDVDVALIMFSPSGRASIFSGSGSVEEIMSRYINLPEHERGKLQNQEYLERALGRLKSEAQDHQNLASSPASGESRAEEIQQEIVRCKSHMIEMEKRLRVFEGDPSEIRTMGEAEYREHILEETLKHVRARKQVLEKYNSTDARSTAQVALPQKVINVNNMASGSSSNIFDWLPPRDPQVQIMNFMNFNGLLPPRQNENVNRDGMMEPDNNANVQRPEFGQMIDMNLSPWSQYYATGNGPMLMGNPGERAFSETFLPHYSP from the exons ATGGGGAGAGTGAAATTACAGATCAAGAAGATAGAGAATCCAACAAATAGGCAGGTTACTTTCTCAAAAAGAAGAAATGGGCTCATCAAGAAAGCTTATGAACTGTCTGTTTTATGTGATGTAGATGTTGCTCTCATCATGTTTTCCCCCTCTGGAAGAGCTAGCATTTTCTCCGGCAGTGGAAG TGTTGAAGAAATTATGTCACGGTATATAAATCTTCCGGAGCATGAAAGGGGAAA GTTGCAAAACCAGGAG TATTTAGAAAGGGCTCTGGGGAGGTTGAAAAGCGAAGCGCAGGACCATCAGAACCTAGCCAG CAGCCCAGCGAGCGGGGAGTCACGAGCTGAG GAAATTCAACAAGAGATTGTCCGATGCAAGTCGCATATGATAGAAATGGAGAAGCGGCTCAG GGTCTTTGAAGGGGATCCTTCAGAAATCAGAACCATGGGCGAGGCTGAGTATCGGGAACACATCCTTGAGGAGACTTTGAAACATGTCCGTGCACGCAAG CAAGTTCTAGAGAAGTACAACTCTACAGATGCACGATCAACTGCACAG GTTGCGTTACCTCAGAAGGTGATAAATGTTAACAACATGGCCAGTGGAAGCTCAAGCAACATATTTGACTGGCTTCCACCACGAGATCCACAAGTCCAAATCATGAATTTTATGAATTTCAATGGACTTCTACCCCCGAG ACAAAATGAGAATGTGAACCGAGATGGTATGATGGAGCCTGATAATAATGCGAATGTTCAACGACCTGAATTTGGACAAATGATTGACATGAATCTTTCTCCTTGGTCACAATACTATGCTACTG
- the LOC122578388 gene encoding agamous-like MADS-box protein AGL104 isoform X4 has product MFSPSGRASIFSGSGSVEEIMSRYINLPEHERGKLQNQEYLERALGRLKSEAQDHQNLARSSPASGESRAEEIQQEIVRCKSHMIEMEKRLRVFEGDPSEIRTMGEAEYREHILEETLKHVRARKQVLEKYNSTDARSTAQVALPQKVINVNNMASGSSSNIFDWLPPRDPQVQIMNFMNFNGLLPPRQNENVNRDGMMEPDNNANVQRPEFGQMIDMNLSPWSQYYATGNGPMLMGNPGERAFSETFLPHYSP; this is encoded by the exons ATGTTTTCCCCCTCTGGAAGAGCTAGCATTTTCTCCGGCAGTGGAAG TGTTGAAGAAATTATGTCACGGTATATAAATCTTCCGGAGCATGAAAGGGGAAA GTTGCAAAACCAGGAG TATTTAGAAAGGGCTCTGGGGAGGTTGAAAAGCGAAGCGCAGGACCATCAGAACCTAGCCAG AAGCAGCCCAGCGAGCGGGGAGTCACGAGCTGAG GAAATTCAACAAGAGATTGTCCGATGCAAGTCGCATATGATAGAAATGGAGAAGCGGCTCAG GGTCTTTGAAGGGGATCCTTCAGAAATCAGAACCATGGGCGAGGCTGAGTATCGGGAACACATCCTTGAGGAGACTTTGAAACATGTCCGTGCACGCAAG CAAGTTCTAGAGAAGTACAACTCTACAGATGCACGATCAACTGCACAG GTTGCGTTACCTCAGAAGGTGATAAATGTTAACAACATGGCCAGTGGAAGCTCAAGCAACATATTTGACTGGCTTCCACCACGAGATCCACAAGTCCAAATCATGAATTTTATGAATTTCAATGGACTTCTACCCCCGAG ACAAAATGAGAATGTGAACCGAGATGGTATGATGGAGCCTGATAATAATGCGAATGTTCAACGACCTGAATTTGGACAAATGATTGACATGAATCTTTCTCCTTGGTCACAATACTATGCTACTG